The genomic region ATCTGTCCTAGCGTGGGGCCATGTCAGAGAACGCCACAGGTGCCCTGCTGCTCTGCCGCGCCGACCCCGCCGCCGTACGTCCCGCGGCTCATCTGCTGCGCGAGCGCCTGCTCCTCGCCCCCGCGGGCGAGGTGTGGAGCGTGCTCGTCCCCGAGGGGAAGCCCTGGCTGCACGGGCAGGAACCCGTCGACCGGGTGGCCGGTGGCTGGGCCACCGCACTGGCGGTCGCCTCCAGCTGGCCGGTGCTCGCCCTGTGGTGGGACGGCGACCGGGCGGGCTTCACCCTGGCGTCCGGGTTCCGGCGGCCCGTCGGATACGTATGGCTCACGGACGGCACGCCGGGGGGTGAGAGCGACGCGATGCGCACGTTCGGCGCACGGCTCGGGCTCGACCCCGTACTGGACCTCCAGGCGCTGACCGAACTGACTCTCCCGGACGCGGTGGCGGACTCCCGCTCCCGACTGCTCGGTCTGACGGCGGTCCTGGGCCGGGCCGGGCTGGTGCTGCCCACCGGGCTCACCCCCGGCGACCCGGTGGACCGGCTGCGTTCGGTGGCCCGGATCCACCCGGCCACCGAGCCGATCGAGTCGTCGGGCTGGCGCGACGCCGTACGGGCCGAACTGGATGTCTTCGAGGAGAGTTCCCTCGGCCCCTGGCTCCGCGGCCCGAGGGCCCGCGCGCTCGGCGCCGCCCAGCTCGCGGCGGGTGTCCCGCTGGCGCTGTGGGGCCTCGGCCGCCGCAGCGGCGGCTGGACGGCGGCGGCTGCGCTGCTGCTCGCGCACGGCGCGCTGGGCCTCGCGTACGACCGGATGCGGGCCCGCGGCTGACACGGGGCGAAGCCCCGGATACGGGCCTGCGGCTGACACCGGCCGAAGCCTTGGATGTGGGCCTGCGGTCGGCACCGGCCGGGGAAGAACCGGCCGGTCCAGGCTACGCGTCGCTACGCGTCGCTACGCGTCCTCGTCGTCCTCGTCGTCCAGCCGGGCCAGCCAGGTCGCCAGCCGCTCGACCGGCACCTCGAAGTCGGGGTTGAGGTCGACGAACGTACGCAGCTGCTCGGCCAGCCACTCGAAGGTGACTTCCTCCTCGCCGCGCCGCTTCTCCAGTTCCTCGATGCCGCGGTCGGTGAAGTACATGGGGTGCTCCTGATGGGGTGCCGGGTGTCCTGTGTCCAGATTATGTGCAGTCGCGCGGGCCGGTTCGCGGCGGGTCGCGGGGTCGCCTGCAACCGTACGGACCATTAACCTCGTCGTGATCCAAGTGGCCCGGTCCAAGGGCGACTTGAACGGTGATACGGGTACACGGGGATGCGGGTACACCGGGATACGGGGGAGCTGTGGCAGCCGAGGTGCAGGAGATCGTGCTTCCGGGAGGTGCGGTCGTGCACGCCCGTCTGACGCCGTCCGGCGCGCATGACGACGGGTACGAGGACGTCGGGGTCGCGGAGATCCTGCAGAACCGGGTGGACGACCTCCAGCGGGTGATCGGCGGAGTCGGTGACTCGGTGCTGGCCGCGGCGCGGGCCGCCCGGCCCGACGAGGCCACCGTCACCTTCGGCCTGGAGTTCAGCGTCAAGGAGGGCAAGGTCATCTCGGTCCTCGCGGGGGCGGAGGCGAAGGCGTCGCTCCAGGTCTCCCTCACCTGGAAGCTGGCCGAGCAGAGCACTGCGAACCCGACTGGTACGGCCCCGAGCGGCGTGACCCCGGGTGGTACGACCCGGAACGGCCAGCCCCCGGCGGATCCCGCCGATGAGTGACCCCGATCATGTGGTGAGCTCTCTCGCCGCGGCGGCGACCGTCCAGCTGCTGCCCGTGGGCGGCGAGAGCAAGGACTTCTGGGGCAGCGGCTTCTTCGTCGCGCCCGGCTGGGTGGTGACCTGCGCCCATGTGGTCCGCAGTCACCTGCCCGCAGGCCCCGGCGGGCAGCTGGATGTCCGCGGTGACGGCTTCAACGACGGGATCTCCGTCCACGCGGAGCTCGCGGACTGGCGGCTCATGGAGCGGGAGGGGCGGGTGATCCCCGTCGAGCGGGACCTCGCGCTGGTCCGGCTGCTCGACCCGGACATCGAGCACGAATGCGTCTGGTTCACCGACCGTGCCACCCGGGTGATGCGCACCGTCCTGGTCCACGGCTACCGGCCGGGCGACCCGGACGGGACCGGGACCAGGGCCGTCTCCTTCCAGGCCAAGGGCGAGATCAACGTGCACGACGGCGGCTACGGACTGGTGATCGCCCCCGGAGCCGAGTACCCCAAGGGCGTCTCCGGAGGGCCACTGGTCGATCCGCTCACCAACGAGGTCGTCGGGGTGATCAAGTCCCGCCGGAAGGACCGGGAGGGCGGGCTCGCCATCGCCGCCGCCGCGCTGCGCGGCTTCGGCGGCCTCTACCAGCAGGTGATGGCCGGACACGACAGCTGGCACGCGGCCCGGAAGGGGCACCAGACCTGGATCTCCCGGCAGTGGTCGTCCGGCGAGAGCACCGGGCGGCAGGACACCGGGACCGGCTTCGGGCCCGGGAGCTGGACCCCGCGGGACCGGCGCAAGGCGCTGGGCCTGCTCGCCGAGCTGCCCGCCCCCGCCACCGGCGCCCCCATCGCCGCCGTCGCCCACAAGGCCGCCCGCAACGAACTGGCCCCGGCCAAGAACGCGCTGCTGAGCTGGCGCGACGGCTACGGCCTGCTCTACGACGGCGACGAGCCGCTCGGCGCCCTGGTCTTCCTGCGCTACCTCCAGCTCGTGGCCCGGTACGTGCACGCGTACGGCGGCAAGTCGGGACAGCTGTCCGAGTGGATCACCGACAGGCTGGAGGAGGTGGCCCACCCGTTCCAGCACGAACTGGTCACCGAGGTGCGGCTGCCCGAGCAGCTGTGGCCCGACGCCGGACAGCCGGGCCGCACCGTCCTGCCGTACCCGGGCCCCGGCGAAGGGCCGGTCATCACCGTCGTCATGGACCCGCTGCACGACGACGCCTCCCTCGTCGACTGGACGATCCACCTCTTCACCGGGGACGGCGGCAGCGAACAGATCGGCGCCTACGAGGAGGCGGCGCCGGGAGTCGACGCCGCCTGGCACAACCACCAGTCACTCCGGCGCACGCTCCACGAGGTGCTGCACGCCCACGACCCCGATCCGGACCACCCGCTGCCCGTGGAGATCGCCCTGCCGCTCGGCGGCTTCGACACCCCGGTGCACCGCTGGCAGCTCGAAGACGCCGCCCGTCTGAACAAGCTCGCGCACCTCGGCGCCCAGCGCCGCCTCGTGCTGCGCGACCTCGGGCGCCGCGGCCGGTGGAGCGAGGAGGCCGAACGGGACATCCGCTGGCAGGCCGTGGCCGGGGCGGAGCGCCTGACGGTGGCCCGGATCCCGGAACCCGGCACCACCCAACGAGCCGCATACTACGAGGGGTTGACCCCCGGCGCGGTGCCGGTGCTCTGCCGCCCCGCGAGCCGGGGGGTGGGGGCCACCGCGATGGAACTGACACTGCGGGCCGGTCACGGCATCGCCCTCTGGGACATCGACGGGCACACCGGACGCGGCTGCGAAGAACGCTGCACCGAACTGCGCGGCCGGGTGCAGGGGCTCCTCGACCGTACGGACCGGGCCTGCGAACTCCCGGACCGGATACGTCATCTGAGGGAGGACATCGACCCCCGGAGGCCGGAGACCCACTGGCCCGAATCGCTGGTGCTGCTGTACGACGATCCCGGGCGTTCGCTGCCCGCCGACGACGAGGAAACCCTGGACTCGCCATGAAGACCTGCCGAATCAAGACCTGCCAATGGCCGGAAAATGAAGTTGATTGCCCGCCGGGCGGGTACATATTCCGGAACGCCTGTCGCCGATGAGGAGCGAACCACCGATGAGCGATTGGTTCATCTACCGCGGCACAGGGGCCCCCGATCCGACCCGTATCGACCGGCGGCCGGAGCCGCCGCCGTGGCGGGCCTTCGACGCCCCGCCCGTCCCGTACGCCGTACCGCCGGCCGACTCCGCGACGCAGCGGCGGCTGGGCCACCGGGTCGTGCCGCTCGCCGTACCGGGCAGTGAGGCGCTGCGGCTCATCAACGCCGCGCTCTACCTGCGCCGTCCGCTGCTGATCACGGGCGAGCCCGGCTCGGGCAAGAGCACGCTCGCCCACGACCTCGCGTTCGAACTCGGGCTCGGCCGGGTCCTCCAGTGGCCGGTCGTCAGCCGTACCGAACTCCGCGACGGCCTCTACTCCTACGACGCGATCGGCCGCCTCCAGGACGCCCAGCTGTCCCGCATCGCCCGGCCGGAAAGCCTCGGAGGCCACGAAGGCCGGGAAAGCGGGGACGGAAGCGCTGCCGGGACCGGAGACATCGGCCGCTACCTCCGGCTCGGCCCGCTCGGCACCGCGCTGCTCGCCGCCGACCGGCCCCGCGTGCTGCTCATCGACGAGCTGGACAAGAGCGACATCGACCTCCCCAACGACCTGCTCAACGTGCTGGAGGAGGGCGAGTTCACCCTGCCCGAGCTGGAGCGGGTCGCCGACCGCCCCGGGCAGGAGACCGTCCAGGTGCTGACCGACGACGGGCTGCGCGTGCCGGTCACCGGCGGCCGGGTGCGCTGCCGGGCCTTTCCCGTCGTCGTCATGACCAGCAACCGCGAACGGGACTTCCCCGCACCGCTGCTGCGCCGCTGTATCCACCTCGACCTGGAGGCACCCCGGGACGAGCGGCTCGCCGCCATGGTGCAGGCACACTTCGGCGCCGGGGCGTACGACGAACACATCGCCCTGGTCGACCAGTTCGTCAGGACCGAGGCGGACGGCGGGGTGCGCCCCACCGACCAGTTGCTCAACGCGATCTATCTCGTCCGGCAGACCACCGGCCAGGAGTCCGTCGCCGACCTCCTGATGCGCCCTCTCGACAACGGGCCCAGGTGAGCAGTGGTGTCCGCGGGGGGAGACGAGAACGGCCGGACCGCACGGCTCGGCGCACTGATCGCCGGGCTGCGGGCGACCGGTCTCGACTGCGACGCCCGTGAACTCGCCGACGCCCTCTGGCTCGCGGCCCGCACCGGCCGACCCGCCCCCGTGGAGCAGCCCCGGCCACCGGAGCCCGCGCGGAAGACCCCGGTCCGCGGACCGGACCCTGTCGTCCCCGGTCCCCTGGAGGCGCGGTACGCCGATGCGCCGCCGCCCACGCTGCTGACCATGCCGGACCCGGAGGGCGCGCCCGCCACCCTGGAGACCACGCCGGTCCTGGCGCCCGCCGCGCCCGCGCTGCCCGACCCGCAGTCCCTCCAGCGGGCGTTGCGCCCGCTGCGCCGCTACCGGTCGCCGGGCCGCCCGCCCCGGCGGCAGCTGGACGAGGAGGCCACCGCGGGCCGGGCCGCCGACACCGGCCTGATCATCCCGGTGCTGCGCGCGGCCCGGCGGCAGAAGGCCCGGCTGCTGCTCCTGATGGACGTGTCCACCTCCACCGTCGCCTGGCAGACCGCTCTGGAGGAGCTGAACGTGACCTGCGCCGGCGCGGGGGTGTTCCAGGACGTCCAGGTCCGCTACCTGCACCAGGGCCCCGACGGCAGCACCGGCTACGCGGCAGGACCCGACCCCGGCGGCCCGCTGCGCGCCGCCGCCCAGCTCGGCGACCCCACCGGGCGCCGGATCATCCTGCTGCTCTCGGACTGCGCGGGCCCCATGTGGCGCTCCGGCGCCATCCAGCGCCTGCTCTACCGCTGGTCGGCGTCCACCCCGGTGGCGGTCGTCCAGCCGCTGCCGCAGCGGTTGTGGCGCCGGACCCATCTGCCCGCGTACGGCGGGGTGCTGAAGCGGCACGAAGGGCCGCTCG from Streptomyces sp. NBC_01267 harbors:
- a CDS encoding CU044_2847 family protein is translated as MAAEVQEIVLPGGAVVHARLTPSGAHDDGYEDVGVAEILQNRVDDLQRVIGGVGDSVLAAARAARPDEATVTFGLEFSVKEGKVISVLAGAEAKASLQVSLTWKLAEQSTANPTGTAPSGVTPGGTTRNGQPPADPADE
- a CDS encoding DUF6104 family protein; its protein translation is MYFTDRGIEELEKRRGEEEVTFEWLAEQLRTFVDLNPDFEVPVERLATWLARLDDEDDEDA
- a CDS encoding VMAP-C domain-containing protein — translated: MSDPDHVVSSLAAAATVQLLPVGGESKDFWGSGFFVAPGWVVTCAHVVRSHLPAGPGGQLDVRGDGFNDGISVHAELADWRLMEREGRVIPVERDLALVRLLDPDIEHECVWFTDRATRVMRTVLVHGYRPGDPDGTGTRAVSFQAKGEINVHDGGYGLVIAPGAEYPKGVSGGPLVDPLTNEVVGVIKSRRKDREGGLAIAAAALRGFGGLYQQVMAGHDSWHAARKGHQTWISRQWSSGESTGRQDTGTGFGPGSWTPRDRRKALGLLAELPAPATGAPIAAVAHKAARNELAPAKNALLSWRDGYGLLYDGDEPLGALVFLRYLQLVARYVHAYGGKSGQLSEWITDRLEEVAHPFQHELVTEVRLPEQLWPDAGQPGRTVLPYPGPGEGPVITVVMDPLHDDASLVDWTIHLFTGDGGSEQIGAYEEAAPGVDAAWHNHQSLRRTLHEVLHAHDPDPDHPLPVEIALPLGGFDTPVHRWQLEDAARLNKLAHLGAQRRLVLRDLGRRGRWSEEAERDIRWQAVAGAERLTVARIPEPGTTQRAAYYEGLTPGAVPVLCRPASRGVGATAMELTLRAGHGIALWDIDGHTGRGCEERCTELRGRVQGLLDRTDRACELPDRIRHLREDIDPRRPETHWPESLVLLYDDPGRSLPADDEETLDSP
- a CDS encoding AAA family ATPase, whose translation is MSDWFIYRGTGAPDPTRIDRRPEPPPWRAFDAPPVPYAVPPADSATQRRLGHRVVPLAVPGSEALRLINAALYLRRPLLITGEPGSGKSTLAHDLAFELGLGRVLQWPVVSRTELRDGLYSYDAIGRLQDAQLSRIARPESLGGHEGRESGDGSAAGTGDIGRYLRLGPLGTALLAADRPRVLLIDELDKSDIDLPNDLLNVLEEGEFTLPELERVADRPGQETVQVLTDDGLRVPVTGGRVRCRAFPVVVMTSNRERDFPAPLLRRCIHLDLEAPRDERLAAMVQAHFGAGAYDEHIALVDQFVRTEADGGVRPTDQLLNAIYLVRQTTGQESVADLLMRPLDNGPR